A window from Ornithorhynchus anatinus isolate Pmale09 chromosome X4, mOrnAna1.pri.v4, whole genome shotgun sequence encodes these proteins:
- the LOC100682106 gene encoding PILR alpha-associated neural protein isoform X2 gives MDSKMWPTLLTSRLLLPLWPLLLLPLPPPSQGSSSPSSPSSPSRAPPAPARPPCTRGGPSAPRHVCVWERAPPPSRPPRLPRSRRQASPGTSPPATPSGFEEGPPSSQYPWAIVWGPTVSREDGGDPNSANPGFLPLDYGFVAPHGLATPHPNSDPLRHGGGGNGLILGEAPATLRPFLFGTRGEGVDPQLYVTITISIIIVLVATGIIFKFCWDRSQKRRRPSGQQGPLRQEDSQQPLTDLSPAGVTVLGAFGDSPAPTPAPTPDRDEPRAGPRPGPPQPKGPPAFQLNRIPLVNL, from the exons ATGGACTCCAAGATGTG gcccacgctgctgacctcccgcctcctcctgccGCTGTGGCCGTTGctcctgctgcctctcccacccccgtcccagggctcctcctccccctcttccccctcttccccgtcccgagcgcccccggctcccgcccgccccccgtgCACCCGAGGGGGTCCCTCGGCCCCTCGCCACGTGTGCGTGTGGGAACGGGCGCCGCCCCCCAGCCGGccgccccggctcccccgctcccGGCGCCAGGCCTCGCCGGGCACCTCGCCCCCGGCCACCCCGTcgggctttgaggaggggccgCCCTCGTCCCAGTACCCCTGGGCCATCGTGTGGGGGCCCACGGTGTCTCGCGAGGACGGAGGTGACCCCAACTCGGCCAACCCCGGCTTCCTGCCCCTGGACTACGGCTTCGTGGCCCCCCACGGCctggccaccccccaccccaactccgaCCCCCTGCGCCACGGCGGGGGTGGCAACGGCCTCATCCTGGGAGAGGCTCCGGCCACCCTCCGGCCCTTCCTGTTCGGGACCCGCGGGGAAG gAGTCGACCCCCAACTCTACGTCACCATCACCATCTCCATCATCATCGTCCTGGTGGCCACAGGCATCATCTTCAAGTTCTG CTGGGACCGCAGCCAGAAGCGTCGGCGGCCGTCGGGGCAGCAGGGTCCGCTGCGGCAGGAGGACAGCCAGCAGCCCCTCACCGACCTGTCCCCGGCCGGCGTCACCGTCCTCGGGGCCTTCGGGGActcgcccgcccccacccccgcccccacccccgacagGGACGAGCCCCGCGCCGGACCCCGGCCGGGGCCTCCGCAGCCCAAGGGGCCCCCCGCCTTCCAGCTCAACCG GATCCCCCTGGTGAACCTGTGA
- the COPS7A gene encoding COP9 signalosome complex subunit 7a, protein MSAELKVTGQNQEQFLLLAKSARGAALATLIHQVLEAPGVYVFGELLDMPNVRELAESDFASTFRLLTVFAYGTYSDYLAEARNLPPLTEAQKNKLRHLSVVTLAAKVKCIPYAVLLEALALHNVRQLEDLVIEAVYADVLRGSLDQRNQRLEVDYSIGRDIQRQDLSAIARTLQEWCVGCEVVLAGIEEQVSRANQHKEQQLGLKQQIESEVANLKKTIKVTTAAAAAAAATSQDPEQHLTELREPAPGASQRQPSKKASKGKGLRGSAKIWSKSN, encoded by the exons ATGAGCGCCGAGCTGAAGGTCACGGGGCAGAACCAGGAGCAGTTCCTGCTGCTGGCCAAGTCGGCCCGGGGCGCCGCCCTGGCCACCCTCATCCACCAGGTGCTGGAGGCCCCCGGGGTCTACGTCTTCGGGGAGCTGCTGGACATGCCCAACGTCCGGGAG CTGGCCGAGAGCGACTTTGCCTCCACGTTCCGGCTGCTCACCGTGTTTGCGTATGGGACGTATTCAGACTACCTGG CGGAAGCCCGGAACCTGCCCCCCCTCACAGAAGCGCAGAAGAACAAACTGAGGCACCTTTCAGTTGTCACGCTGGCCGCCAAAGTCAAG tgCATCCCGTACGCCGTGCTGCTGGAGGCGCTGGCACTGCACAACGTGCGGCAGCTGGAGGACCTGGTGATCGAGGCCGTGTACGCCGACGTCCTCCGCGGCTCCCTGGACCAGCGCAACCAGCGGCTCGAGGTCGACTACAGCATCGGGCGCGACATCCAGCGCCAGGACCTCAGCGCCATCGCCCGCACCCTGCAGGAGTG GTGTGTGGGCTGCGAGGTGGTGCTGGCCGGCATCGAGGAGCAGGTCAGCCGGGCCAACCAGCACAAGGAGCAGCAGCTCGGCCTCAAGCAGCAGATTGAGAgcgag GTGGCAAACCTGAAGAAAACCATCAAGGTGaccacggcggcggcggccgcggccgcGGCCACATCCCAGGACCCCGAGCAGCACCTGACGGAGCTGAGGGAGCCCGCGCCCGGAGCCAGCCAGCGCCAGCCCAGCAAAAAAGCCTCCAAGGGCAAGGG GCTCCGGGGCAGCGCCAAGATCTGGTCTAAGTCCAACTAA
- the LOC100682106 gene encoding PILR alpha-associated neural protein isoform X1, which produces MSLRGKRHRGGGIPVNSQYCWDWEELRDVKAEHQDPGRCPEMDSKMWPTLLTSRLLLPLWPLLLLPLPPPSQGSSSPSSPSSPSRAPPAPARPPCTRGGPSAPRHVCVWERAPPPSRPPRLPRSRRQASPGTSPPATPSGFEEGPPSSQYPWAIVWGPTVSREDGGDPNSANPGFLPLDYGFVAPHGLATPHPNSDPLRHGGGGNGLILGEAPATLRPFLFGTRGEGVDPQLYVTITISIIIVLVATGIIFKFCWDRSQKRRRPSGQQGPLRQEDSQQPLTDLSPAGVTVLGAFGDSPAPTPAPTPDRDEPRAGPRPGPPQPKGPPAFQLNRIPLVNL; this is translated from the exons ATGAGTCTGAGGGGCAAGAGGCACCGGGGAGGGGGAATCCCAGTCAACAGCCAATACTGCTGGGATTGGGAAGAGTTAAGAGACG tgAAGGCTGAGCATCAGGATCCAGGCAGGTGCCCAGAAATGGACTCCAAGATGTG gcccacgctgctgacctcccgcctcctcctgccGCTGTGGCCGTTGctcctgctgcctctcccacccccgtcccagggctcctcctccccctcttccccctcttccccgtcccgagcgcccccggctcccgcccgccccccgtgCACCCGAGGGGGTCCCTCGGCCCCTCGCCACGTGTGCGTGTGGGAACGGGCGCCGCCCCCCAGCCGGccgccccggctcccccgctcccGGCGCCAGGCCTCGCCGGGCACCTCGCCCCCGGCCACCCCGTcgggctttgaggaggggccgCCCTCGTCCCAGTACCCCTGGGCCATCGTGTGGGGGCCCACGGTGTCTCGCGAGGACGGAGGTGACCCCAACTCGGCCAACCCCGGCTTCCTGCCCCTGGACTACGGCTTCGTGGCCCCCCACGGCctggccaccccccaccccaactccgaCCCCCTGCGCCACGGCGGGGGTGGCAACGGCCTCATCCTGGGAGAGGCTCCGGCCACCCTCCGGCCCTTCCTGTTCGGGACCCGCGGGGAAG gAGTCGACCCCCAACTCTACGTCACCATCACCATCTCCATCATCATCGTCCTGGTGGCCACAGGCATCATCTTCAAGTTCTG CTGGGACCGCAGCCAGAAGCGTCGGCGGCCGTCGGGGCAGCAGGGTCCGCTGCGGCAGGAGGACAGCCAGCAGCCCCTCACCGACCTGTCCCCGGCCGGCGTCACCGTCCTCGGGGCCTTCGGGGActcgcccgcccccacccccgcccccacccccgacagGGACGAGCCCCGCGCCGGACCCCGGCCGGGGCCTCCGCAGCCCAAGGGGCCCCCCGCCTTCCAGCTCAACCG GATCCCCCTGGTGAACCTGTGA